From a single Lolium rigidum isolate FL_2022 chromosome 7, APGP_CSIRO_Lrig_0.1, whole genome shotgun sequence genomic region:
- the LOC124677719 gene encoding uncharacterized protein LOC124677719, translated as MPATPTIIGALLGLGTQMYSNALRKLPYMRHPWEHVLGMGLGVVFVNQLVKWDEKLKQDLDKMLERAKQANEQRYFDEDDD; from the exons ATGCCGGCGACGCCGACCATCATCGGTGCCCTGCTGGGGCTGGGCACCCAGATGTACTCCAACGCCCTCCGCAAGCTTCCCTACATGCGCC ATCCCTGGGAACATGTACTGGGAATGGGCCTGGGTGTAGTGTTTGTTAACCAACTCGTGAAGTGGGATGAGAAGCTCAAGCAGGACCTTGACAAGATGCTTGAGCGTGCAAAACAAGCCAACGAGCAGCGCTACTTTG ATGAAGACGACGATTAG
- the LOC124672573 gene encoding LRR receptor-like serine/threonine-protein kinase GSO1 yields the protein MAVRLLLLVLVSCAAAAAGDDGDVLLEVKSAFAEDPQGVLEGWSADSAAGSSGFCSWAGVACDAAGLRVAGLNLSGAGLAGPVPAALARLDALEVIDLSSNRLTGPIPPALGRLGRLQLLMLYSNQLDGAIPRSLGRLAALQVLRVGNNSALSGPIPASLGQLRNLTLLGLASCNLTGAIPRGLGRLAALTALNLQDNSLSGPIPSDIGAMASLEVLALAGNQLTGSIPPELGKLAYLQKFNLGNNSLEGPIPPQLGALGELLYLNVMNNRLSGHLNFLVLSDNNFTGSIPGDLCGSDEAESSSSLQHLLLSTNNFTGEIPAGLSRCRALTQLDLANNSLSGAIPSSLGELGNLTGLLLNNNTLSGDLPPELFNLTELTDLALYHNQLTGGIPDAIGNLKNLEVLYMYENQFTGEIPETIGECSSLQMIDFFGNQLNGTIPASIGNLSELVFLHLRQNELSGPMPPELGDCQQLQVLDLADNALSGEIPATYGKLQSLQQFMLYNNSLSGAVPDGMFECRNITRGGIPAQLGRSPSLQRVRVGSNALSGPIPPSLGRVASLTLLDVSYNALTGGIPDALSRCTQLSHIVLNHNRLSGSVPAWLGELPQLGELTLSGNEFSGTIPVQLTNCSKLLKLSLDSNQINGTVPPEIGRLVSLNVLNLAQNQLSGPIPATVARLSNLYELNLSQNYLSGPIPPDIGKMQELQSLLDLSSNNLVGIIPASLGSLSKLEDLNLSHNALVGAVPSQLAGMSSLVELDLSSNHLEGRLGDEFSRWPQGAFSGNVALCGSHLRGCGGGGGGGRSTLHSASIALVSVAVTLTIVLLVIVLVLMAVRRRGRGSGEVNCTVFSSSLGNTNRQLMIKGSARREFRWEAIMEATANLSDQFAIGSGGSGTVYRAELSNGETVAVKRIVHMDSDVLLHDKSFAREIKILGRVRHRHLVKLLGFICHGAGGDRGGSMLIYEYMENGSLYDWLHGGSGDGKKRVLSWDARLKVAAGLVQGVEYLHHDCVPRVVHRDIKSSNVLLDGDMEAHLGDFGLAKAIAENRQGGGKDCTESASFFAGSYGYMAPECAYSLKATEKTDVYSTGIVLMELVTGLLPTDKTFGGDMDMVRWVQSRADAPSPARDQVFDPALKPLAPREESSMVELLDVALRCTRPAPGERPTARQISDLLLHISLDYYRAGEQKR from the exons ATGGCGGtgcggctgctgctgctagtTCTGGTTTCTTGCGCCGCTGCCGCGGCGGGCGATGATGGCGACGTGCTGCTGGAGGTGAAGAGCGCGTTCGCGGAGGACCCGCAGGGCGTTCTGGAGGGCTGGTCCGCGGACAGCGCCGCCGGCTCGTCGGGGTTCTGTTCCTGGGCCGGCGTGGCGTGCGACGCGGCGGGGCtcagggtggccggcctcaacctGTCCGGCGCGGGCCTTGCCGGGCCGGTGCCCGCGGCGCTCGCGCGGCTCGACGCGCTCGAGGTGATCGACCTGTCGTCCAACCGCCTCACGGGGCCCATCCCGCCGGCGCTCGGGCGGCTCGGGAGGCTCCAGCTCCTCATGCTCTACTCCAACCAGCTCGACGGCGCCATCCCGCGGTCGCTCGGCAGGCTCGCCGCGCTCCAGGTGCTGCGCGTCGGCAACAACTCCGCCCTCTCGGGCCCCATCCCCGCATCGCTGGGCCAGCTCCGGAACCTCACCCTGCTCGGCCTCGCCTCGTGCAACCTCACCGGCGCCATCCCGAGGGGGCTAGGGAGGCTCGCCGCGCTCACGGCGCTGAACCTGCAGGACAACTCCCTCTCCGGCCCTATACCGTCGGACATCGGCGCCATGGCCAGCCTCGAGGTGCTCGCGCTCGCCGGGAACCAGCTCACCGGCTCCATACCGCCGGAGCTCGGGAAGCTCGCCTACCTCCAGAAGTTCAACCTGGGCAACAATTCCTTGGAGGGTCCCATACCGCCGCAGCTCGGCGCGCTCGGCGAGCTCCTCTACCTCAACGTCATGAACAACCGCCTCTCCGGGCAC CTCAACTTCCTCGTGCTCTCCGACAACAACTTCACAGGCAGCATCCCGGGCGACCTGTGCGGCAGCGACGAGGCAGAGTCGTCTTCCAGCCTCCAGCACCTACTGCTCTCCACCAACAACTTCACCGGGGAGATACCGGCCGGGCTGTCGCGGTGCCGTGCGCTCACGCAGCTCGACCTCGCCAACAACAGCCTCTCCGGCGCCATTCCTTCCTCTCTCGGTGAGCTCGGGAATCTCACGGGGCTGCTGCTCAACAACAACACCCTCTCCGGCGACCTGCCGCCCGAGCTCTTCAACCTCACGGAGCTCACCGACCTCGCATTGTACCACAATCAGCTCACCGGCGGCATCCCCGACGCCATCGGCAACCTCAAGAACCTCGAGGTCCTCTACATGTACGAGAACCAGTTCACCGGCGAGATTCCGGAGACCATTGGTGAGTGCTCGAGCTTGCAGATGATCGACTTCTTCGGGAACCAGCTCAACGGGACCATACCGGCCTCCATCGGGAATCTGTCCGAGCTTGTCTTTCTTCACCTCCGGCAGAACGAGCTGTCGGGCCCCATGCCGCCGGAGCTCGGCGATTGCCAGCAGCTCCAGGTTCTCGACTTGGCCGACAACGCTCTGTCCGGTGAAATCCCGGCGACGTACGGGAAGCTCCAATCGCTCCAGCAGTTCATGCTGTACAACAACTCGCTGTCCGGCGCCGTCCCGGACGGCATGTTCGAGTGCAGGAACATCACCAGA GGAGGCATTCCGGCGCAGCTCGGGCGGTCGCCGTCGCTCCAGCGCGTGCGCGTAGGGAGCAACGCCCTCTCCGGGCCGATCCCGCCGTCGCTCGGCCGCGTCGCCTCGCTGACGCTGCTGGACGTGTCGTACAACGCGCTCACCGGCGGCATTCCAGACGCGCTGTCCCGGTGCACGCAGCTCAGCCACATCGTCCTCAACCACAACCGCCTGTCGGGGTCCGTGCCGGCCTGGCTGGGCGAGCTGCCGCAGCTCGGCGAGCTGACACTCTCCGGCAACGAGTTCAGCGGTACAATCCCGGTGCAGCTCACAAACTGctccaagctcctgaagctctcgCTCGACAGCAACCAGATCAATGGAACAGTGCCGCCTGAAATCGGCAGGCTGGTTTCCCTCAACGTTCTGAATCTCGCGCAGAACCAGCTCTCCGGCCCGATTCCAGCGACCGTCGCAAGACTGAGCAACCTGTACGAACTGAATCTGTCACAGAATTACCTGTCAGGCCCGATCCCGCCTGACATCGGCAAGATGCAGGAGTTGCAGAGCCTTCTGGATTTGAGCAGCAACAATCTCGTCGGCATAATCCCTGCATCACTTGGCTCTCTGTCCAAGCTGGAAGACCTGAACCTTTCTCACAATGCTCTGGTGGGAGCAGTGCCGTCGCAGCTGGCAGGGATGAGCAGTTTGGTGGAGCTGGACCTGTCTAGCAATCATCTGGAAGGGAGGCTGGGGGACGAGTTCTCCCGGTGGCCGCAGGGCGCGTTCTCCGGCAATGTCGCCCTTTGCGGCAGTCATTTGAGAGgttgcggcggcggtggtgggggtGGTCGGTCCACTCTGCACTCCGCGTCGATAGCGCTGGTGTCCGTTGCAGTGACGCTGACCATTGTGCTGCTGGTGATCGTGCTGGTGCTGATGGCGGTGCGGCGGCGTGGACGCGGCTCCGGGGAGGTGAACTGCACGGTGTTCTCGTCGAGCCTTGGCAACACCAACAGGCAGCTCATGATCAAGGGATCGGCGCGTCGGGAGTTCCGGTGGGAGGCCATCATGGAAGCGACGGCGAACCTGAGCGACCAGTTCGCCATCGGCTCCGGTGGGTCGGGGACGGTGTACAGGGCGGAGCTGTCCAACGGCGAGACGGTGGCCGTGAAGAGGATCGTGCACATGGACAGCGACGTGCTGCTGCACGACAAGAGCTTCGCGAGGGAGATCAAGATCCTGGGCCGCGTCCGGCACCGGCATCTGGTCAAGCTCCTCGGGTTCATCTGCCacggcgccggcggcgaccgTGGGGGCAGCATGCTCATCTACGAGTACATGGAGAACGGGAGCCTGTACGACTGGCTGCacggcggcagcggcgacggcAAGAAGCGGGTGCTGAGCTGGGACGCTAGGCTCAAGGTTGCGGCGGGGTTGGTACAGGGTGTTGAGTACCTCCATCACGACTGCGTGCCGCGGGTGGTGCACCGTGACATCAAGTCCAGCAACGTGCTCCTCGACGGCGACATGGAGGCGCACCTCGGTGACTTCGGCCTCGCCAAGGCCATCGCCGAGAACCgccaaggcggcggcaaggactGCACCGAGTCGGCCTCTTTCTTCGCCGGATCATATGGGTACATGGCTCCAG AGTGTGCTTACAGCTTGAAGGCGACGGAGAAAACTGACGTGTACAGCACTGGCATCGTGCTCATGGAGCTCGTCACCGGGCTCCTGCCAACCGACAAGACCTTCGGCGGAGACATGGACATGGTGCGGTGGGTGCAGTCCCGGGCTGATGCTCCGTCGCCGGCCAGGGATCAGGTGTTCGACCCTGCGCTGAAGCCGCTGGCGCCTCGCGAGGAGTCGTCGATGGTGGAGCTCCTTGACGTTGCTCTCCGGTGCACCAGGCCGGCGCCAGGTGAGAGGCCGACGGCACGGCAGATCTCCGATCTGCTGCTCCACATATCGCTCGATTACTATCGAGCTGGCGAGCAGAAGCGCTAG